From Glycine max cultivar Williams 82 chromosome 11, Glycine_max_v4.0, whole genome shotgun sequence, the proteins below share one genomic window:
- the LOC106795173 gene encoding pumilio homolog 2 — MLSELGRRPMLGSNEGSFGDELEKEIGMLLREQRRQDADDRERELNIYRSGSAPPTVEGSLSAVGGFFGGAAGAPATGAPVAFLEFQGTKDVNGITSEEEVRSDPAYLSYYYSNVNLNPRLPPPLLSKEDWRFQQRLKGGASALGGIGDRRKVNRTDDNGGRLLFSTPPGFNMRKQESEVDNEKTKGSAEWGGDGLIGLPGLGLSKQKSFVEIFQDDLGHNTSIARLPSRPSSRNAFDENDISSSADAELAHVHRESTPADVLRSGSSAAQNVGPPASYSYAAAVGSSLSRSTTPDPQLVARAPSPCITPIGGGRAIASDKRAIASQDAFNGVSSGINESADLVAALSVMNLSADDVLDGENHLPSQVESDVDNHQRYLFGRQGGQEHGKQHAYLKKSESAHLQNSRASSRSGSDLNNPSLDRQVELQKSTVPSNNSYFKGSPTSHFSRGGSMPPQYQPLDSTNSSFGNYGLSGYAGNPALASLMTNQLGTGNLPPLFENVAAASAMASPGMDLRILGGGLASGAAAPSDVHNLGRMGNQIPGSALQAPFVDPMYLQYLRTSEFAAAQLAALNDPSVDRNYLGNSYMNLLELQKAYLGSILSPQKSQYNVPLGGKSGSSTPHGYYGNPAYGVGMSYPGSPMANSVVSTSPVGSASPVRHNELNMRFASGMRNLAGVMGPWHADTGNIDESFASSLLEEFKTNKTKCFELSEIAGHVVXXSADQYGSRFIQQKLETATTEEKNMVYQEIMPHSLALMTDVFGNYVVQKFFEHGLASQRRELANKLLGHVLTLSLQMYGCRVIQKAIEVVDLDQKIEMVQELDGNVMRCVRDQNGNHVIQKCIECVPEDAIHFIVSTFFDQVVTLSTHPYGCRVIQRVLEHCKDPTTQQKVMDEILGAVSMLAQDQYGNYVVQHVLEHGKPHERSCIIKELAGKIVQMSQQKFASNVVEKCLTFGGPSERQLLVSEMLGTTDENEPLQAMMKDQFANYVVQKVLETCDDQQRELILSRIKVHLNALKKYTYGKHIVTRVEKLVAAGERRIAAQAPPQPA; from the exons atgttgtcTGAATTGGGAAGAAGACCTATGCTTGGGAGTAACGAGGGTTCTTTTGGTGATGAATTGGAGAAGGAGATCGGGATGTTGCTTCGTGAGCAACGCAGACAAGATGCTGATGATCGTGAACGAGAGCTTAATATTTATAGGAGTGGATCAGCGCCTCCAACTGTGGAGGGTTCTTTAAGTGCTGTTGGGGGATTTTTTGGTGGTGCTGCCGGTGCTCCTGCCACTGGTGCTCCTGTCGCTTTTTTGGAGTTTCAAGGGACTAAGGATGTGAATGGGATTACTTCTGAGGAAGAGGTTAGGTCTGATCCAGCGTATCTTTCATACTACTACTCCAATGTGAATTTGAACCCTAGGCTGCCACCTCCTTTGCTGTCAAAGGAGGATTGGAGGTTTCAACAAAGACTTAAAGGTGGAGCTTCAGCTCTAGGTGGAATTGGAGATAGGAGGAAAGTGAACAGAACTGATGATAATGGTGGAAGATTGCTTTTTTCTACCCCACCAGGTTTTAACATGAGGAAACAAGAGAGTGAGGTGgataatgaaaaaacaaaaggttcgGCCGAGTGGGGTGGTGATGGACTGATTGGTTTGCCTGGACTAGGGCTTAGCAAACAAAAGAGCTTTGTGGAAATTTTTCAG GATGATTTGGGGCATAATACCTCTATTGCACGCCTTCCTTCTCGTCCATCCAGTCGTAATGCATTTGATGAAAATGATATCAGTAGTTCTGCTGATGCAGAGTTGGCTCATGTACACCGTGAGTCCACACCCGCTGATGTGCTCAGGTCAGGATCATCTGCGGCCCAAAATGTTGGCCCACCAGCTTCATATTCCTATGCTGCTGcagttggatcttccttgtcgAGAAGCACTACTCCTGATCCACAACTTGTTGCTAGGGCTCCCAGTCCCTGCATCACGCCAATTGGTGGTGGCAGAGCCATTGCTTCTGACAAGAGAGCTATTGCCAGTCAAGATGCATTTAATGGTGTTTCATCTGGCATTAATGAGTCAGCGGATCTTGTGGCTGCATTGTCAGTAATGAACTTGTCAGCTGATGATGTGCTTGATGGTGAAAACCATTTGCCATCACAGGTTGAATCAGATGTTGATAATCACCAGAGATATCTTTTTGGTAGGCAAGGTGGTCAAGAACATGGGAAGCAACATGCCTATTTAAAGAAATCTGAATCAGCACACCTGCAAAATTCAAGAGCAAGCAGCAGGAGTGGGTCAGATCTCAACAATCCATCCTTGGATAGGCAGGTTGAGCTACAAAAGTCTACTGTTCCTTCCAATAACTCATATTTCAAAGGATCACCTACCTCCCATTTTAGTAGAGGAGGAAGTATGCCACCCCAGTACCAGCCTTTAGATAGTACAAATTCCTCATTTGGTAACTATGGTCTGAGTGGCTATGCTGGAAATCCAGCATTGGCATCCTTGATGACTAACCAACTTGGCACTGGTAATCTGCCACCCTTGTTTGAAAATGTTGCTGCAGCATCAGCAATGGCATCCCCTGGAATGGACTTGAGAATTCTTGGAGGTGGTTTGGCTTCTGGAGCTGCTGCTCCATCTGATGTGCATAATCTTGGTAGGATGGGAAATCAAATTCCAGGCAGTGCTCTTCAGGCTCCTTTTGTCGATCCAATGTATCTTCAGTACCTGAGGACGTCTGAGTTTGCTGCGGCACAACTTGCTGCTCTCAATGACCCCTCTGTGGACAGGAACTACTTAGGCAATTCATACATGAATTTACTTGAGCTTCAGAAAGCTTATCTTGGGTCTATCCTCTCGCCTCAAAAATCCCAATACAATGTACCGCTGGGTGGTAAATCAGGCAGCTCCACTCCTCATGGTTATTATGGAAATCCTGCATATGGTGTCGGGATGTCTTACCCAGGAAGTCCAATGGCAAACTCTGTTGTATCCACTTCCCCAGTTGGATCTGCAAGTCCTGTTAGGCACAATGAACTGAATATGCGTTTTGCTTCTGGAATGAGGAATTTGGCCGGGGTCATGGGACCTTGGCATGCAGATACTGGGAACATTGATGAAAGTTTTGCTTCTTCTCTGTTGGAAGAGTTTAAAACCAATAAAACAAAGTGTTTTGAGCTCTCTGAAATTGCGGGTCATGTTGTTGNNN gTAGTGCGGATCAATATGGGAGTCGATTTATTCAACAAAAGCTTGAAACAGCTActacagaagaaaaaaacatggtTTATCAGGAAATCATGCCACATTCCCTTGCTTTGATGACTGATGTCTTTGGTAATTATGTGGTTCAAAAG TTTTTTGAGCATGGACTTGCATCCCAGAGAAGAGAATTAGCCAACAAACTTCTTGGTCATGTTCTGACACTTAGCCTTCAAATGTATGGTTGCCGTGTCATCCAGAAG GCCATTGAAGTTGTTGATCTGGATCAGAAGATAGAGATGGTTCAAGAGCTTGATGGTAATGTCATGCGCTGTGTACGCGATCAGAATGGTAATCATGTCATTCAGAAGTGTATTGAATGTGTCCCTGAAGATGCTATCCACTTTATTGTCTCAACATTTTTTGATCAAGTTGTGACCCTATCAACACATCCGTATGGTTGCCGGGTGATACAG AGAGTGCTGGAACATTGCAAAGACCCTACAACACAGCAGAAAGTTATGGATGAAATTTTAGGTGCAGTTAGCATGTTAGCTCAGGATCAGTATGGCAACTACGTTGTTCAG CATGTGCTGGAACATGGGAAGCCTCATGAGCGTTCTTGTATAATAAAGGAATTAGCAGGCAAGATAGTTCAAATGAGTCAACAGAAGTTTGCCTCCAATGTTGTAGAGAAATGTTTGACCTTTGGAGGTCCTTCTGAGCGCCAATTACTAGTGAGTGAGATGCTTGGGACCACCGATGAAAATGAGCCTCTTCAG GCGATGATGAAAGATCAATTTGCAAATTACGTTGTACAAAAGGTGCTGGAAACTTGTGATGATCAACAACGTGAGCTGATTCTTTCCCGAATTAAGGTTCATTTGAATGCATTGAAAAAGTACACCTATGGAAAACACATCGTCACGCGTGTAGAAAAACTTGTTGCTGCTGGAG AAAGGAGAATAGCTGCTcaggctcctcctcaacctgCTTAG